gatatcaatcgtcgcaaatgagaatttgtgtttcctCAATATATATAACTCTAGTCAACAAATTGCTATTAGTaatcaaagcgtcttgcttgtgacgggctaattccgtcacaagctgaagacctctcacaaaaagggagaggggacaaggtgggacacccccatgtgcttccccattcacctctcatgggtattttgtgagaggaaatagtctacgtcacaagcttgtgacgaatatcgccgtcttcaatgagattttgtgattagTAATTGTTAGGGTGCATCCATGTCCCCAAAGACGGACCCAAAATTTAACGTTTGGGATGACAAAAAAATATAGTCTATAAACATCAATAAATTTTGGAATCCatcaaaatatacataaatttATTAAATGTAATTTAAAAATGTATAATGAGTAAGCAAAAAACCAAAAGTGTTTACCACTAAACCAGAACATATTTATTGTCATTACATAAGATAATATTTAATTATCTACTCTTATTCAGCGGTAGCGAAATTCCACCTTCTAAACAAATTTTTTTTAGTGTTTGGGGGTAACGGTTGTCACTCCTTGCTACTAGATAGGACCGCCCAtgcatgtcccacatcggtagtgAAGAGATGAATTACCATTTTTGTAAATGTCTGCAAAATATAATAATACGAGACTTTTTGGGAATGAGTTCAAGAGTAAATCTGTAAGGTTTGCTCAAAGCGgataatatcgtactattatggacacAAGTGCTAGGTAGCACGGAGCCACGGACACTCCAGCTAACTAGTTGTCCCGTGTCGGAACCCCGGACACCCGACATTCGTCGAACACACGCCTAAACATGTTATAGTTTAAACGAGAAATAAAATGTCAATAAAGATTGATTAGAAGATGGGTTTGGGTGAGAACTGGGAAATGAGAATTGATTATAATTAAGGTCAAACTTTACCTTCACCTAtctaaatttaatatcaaatacatcacaaaaaaaaaaaatcatcacattgtccgttttggtgctacatAGGACACCGGTACAACATAGGCACAACACAAGGTATTCACGATTCCGCACAACAAATGGTATCAGATCCCAGGTTGACTTGGGCTAGACACTAGAAACGGTATTGAGAAAATACTTCAAGGTGACGTATACGGTATACCCAGGGTGGTTATCAAGACTCAGTAATGCGGGTGTCAAGTTCCAAGTCAAGATGATGGTCTTTGGTTTGAGGGCATGGTTCATGATTGTTAGGTGTAAAACAATAGATGAGGCACAAGCTTACAGCTGCTTTCAAATTTATATTTAACGTCGATAGATAGATTGATAGCTGGAATTGAAAGTACATTCTGAAAAAGCAATAGAAAAAGAGCCTCTACAACGACAGTAATAGAATAGCATAGCGAAAAATAACATAAACACCAAAAGGTAGATAACATGCCATAGTTGAATTATGCTACTTCTTCTTGGCGAGGAAGACAGTAGTCAGCACAGAATTGGTGACCTCAAACGACGCTTTCAGCATCGCCAGTCCCTATAGAAACAAAATTTAAAAAccgactaattaattaattaatattaatatagtGTCATGAATTGCATAAAAACCTTACAAGAAAGAACATTGATTAATAATAATGTTACCTCAGTAAAACCGACTTGAACCTCTTTCTCAACGAGTGCAGAAACATCCTTGACATTGAACTTGTTTATAAGAGTAATTCCGGAGATAGTAGACATAGGTTTGACCTCCAAATTATCCATAACCATATAAGTAACAACccccttcacatatccatcagtTCCACTACTTGTCGTCGCAATATTCCCCCCATTCTGAGGCATAACATAGTTCATTTCGGTGTTTATAAGACGACTACAATTAGGACATCTTGTATTAGGGTCATGACTCACATAACTAGTATGGTTGACGCAACTATATATCTTACGGCTCGTCTGATCTTCGTCATCATCAAGTTCCAATAATGGAACATATACCGCTACTCTCGGTTTCAGCACAACATCTTTATCGACATCGGCCAGAAAGTAATCTGAGCTAAGAGACTCGACACTTTTATAAAGAGATCCAATTGACCCAACCATGCCATTCACATTCAAGAGTTTTACGATTGTTCCGACTGGCAGTGACAGTATATGGAACAGGAAATCCACAAACTCTTTTCCGGCTTCCGCGAACAGAACTTTGTTAGCCTTACTGTCTACCAACAGTTTCAAACTCAACTTTGTCTCTGCCATTTTATCAGATTGATTAAAAGTTAACAACAACTACTACTACTAGTGTTTTGAAAAACAGATGAATTTGATTATGAGAATTATTAAGCGTGCAATGTGACATTTGTAAATTGTACTAAAACACTTGTTTGCTTTTTACTTCCAATCTTTGACCGCTCGTCATACAAGTTCTTACATATGTCCATTTGTTTATACTACTTTAGTTCAATTACACAGTTTTTTTAATGGGAAAGGTATTTTGACCAGTTCATTAAAAGACAAATTCTCGTTATAGAAGGCGCATattcgtctataactaaagacggaccAAATatctaataggaatatttataatagttgggcctcaaccatcatcttaaggttttggttgagatggttcatctatcatggtatcagagccagtgtgaccgaaggtcacgggttcaaatcctggcaacctcaaaactccttACGGGGGAgtcggtgcacaactaaccactctttaAGCCCAACgagcatttgagtgagggagcgtaataagaatatttataatagttgggcctcaaccataaccttaagGTTAGCAACCGACCTGTTTGCCAAATTTAGTCTAATTTTAAACAGTCCGTCTTACTTAAGACCgccactatccgtcttaagcttaagacggatagtggcctctcacacaaatgcaagtgggaggcAAGTGGGTATATCCATTTCCCATCCACTTgcctcccacttgcatttgtgtgagaggccactatccgtcttaagcttaagacggatagtggcggtctgaaacaagaatttgtgaatttTAAAAGCTACTATGTGGGTAACAGTTCGTGACCCATTTATATGTGATACGAATACGAACACGACAAGACCCTATTTGTTTGCCGGATCTAATACAAGATCACAAGAGTCCTACAACAAAACCAAGAAAATGAATACCTACTTTCTAAGCCATAGTCCACCAAATGTCTCGGCCTATATTAAATTGGGCTGGACTATTGTGTCATACATAATCCAACATTTGTTTTACTACTGCATCGCTTTAAGCTTCCAACATGGATATACATTTGTACATCATAGCAAGACATAGGCAGTTAGCACCACCAacatcccccctactactaagagaataaaaattctcttagttttccctccaaaaagcatatagctaaataaggtaataaataaaatttcatttttacattattatcttttcaattaatatattcttataaataaactctaattttttaaataaattcataattatgatttgtttattaaataaaataaaattgatattaaattataaagtataagttgctaaatatttcagtaatgcaataattattactattgagaataacttgacacatgcttactattagtTTCATGAtaaaaaacattcactaaaaaaatcacaacttaaataaatttttttattagttttccatttcaattttttttgtttcatatcaaaatacaatggagtgtactgataaatattaatgagatgcaaattttaaaagtataaatcctcATATATACTTCTCTAATGTTTTCCCTCCGAAatgctcaaacttatatattgaaacaaattagattttcaattattaaactaattttccatttaaaattatctatacataaaaattgtatctcctattattaacttcgtgacgaaaaaagatttttttaaaaaatttgatgtagttataatattttcataaaaaaacacaattcatggaattattcaattcttttgattaattttaatattagttattttttataaaaatttgcgagatataaatctaaaatctataactaatacactaaaaattaaaaagcctatatttaccgcgcatcTGCGCGGAATCTACACTAGTTTGTGATTACGTCGAAAGGTTGTCAGCTCGATTTCTCATCGGACTGACTGTGAACATGCAAGTTTTTGGAACAAATGGGTTAGATGTTGTTCAAGTCAAAAATATTAAGAATGCTTATTCGGAATTAAAATGAGGCACAAGCAAACGACTAATTTGGAATTTGAATTTAAGTCGATAAAATTGACAGTTAGATAAAAATATAGCATAGCGAAAAATGACATTAACACCAAAAGGTTGACAAAATGCGACAAATTGAGCTAATTGAATGATGCAACTAGGCCTTCTTCTTTTCGAGGAAGAGAGTAGTCAGCACTGAATTGGTGACCTCAAATGACGCTCTCAGGATCGCCAATCCCTATAAATCAATTTaaaaaacgattaattaattaattaatattgtGTTGTGAATTGCATAAAAAAAAACCTTACAAGAAAGAACATTgattaatagtaataataatgttACCTCAGTAAAACCGACTTGAACCTCTTTCTCAACGAGCTCAGAAACATCCTTGACATTGAACTTATTCATGAGGGTAATGACCGAGATGGTAGACAAAGGTTTCACCTCTAGATTATCCGTCACCATGTATGTAACCACCTCCTTCACAAATCCATCAATTCCACATCTCCTTGTCCCGATATTAATAATCCCCGCATCCTTGGGCATAACATAGGTGGCTTCCCAGTCTATTCTACGCCTACAACTTGGACATTTCACGGAAGGGTCATGACTCGCGTATTCATTATCACACTCGCACACATAAATCTTAGGGATGGTCTGAGGCGGGACTTCATTAAGTTCCAACAACGGAACATTAATATCAAATTGCGGTTTCAATACGTCGTCTTTATCGAGATTGGCCAGAAAAAATTCTGAGCTAAGAGACTGGACACTCTTATAAAGAGATCCAACTGACCCAACCATGTCATTCACATTCAGGAGTTTTACGACAGTTGCGACTGGCAGTGACAGTATATGAAACAAGAAATCCACAAATTCTTTTCCCGCCTCCGCGAACACAACTTTGTTAGCCTTACTATCTATAAACAGTTTCAAACTCAACTTTGTCTCTGCCATTTTATCAGATTAAGGAACAATGTTAAAAACAACTCCGTACAAGTTATTTGTAAAACAGATGGATTTGATTATGGGGATTATGTGATATACATAGGAaaaaataaaatgtaaataaGGTAATTTTTTTGAAAGTTTCCTACTAATCACATGTAGTTAATTATAGGTGGAAACAAGATAGATAAGCGATTATTAACATGATAATTTTTTTGAAAGTTTCCTACTAATCACAAATAGTTATTAGAAAAACCGTTATTATATATACTAGTATAGAGCCCGTGcgaatgcacggtattttagaaTGTCATGTGTAGAGAACATAACAATtagagctaataataataatatataaatgaactttgaattttatttgtaattatctacaattgttaatgtgtaaaaatagtaagaattaaaatagaacgaattttacatttttactcggaATAAGTTTATGATTCAAAAAAGaagattgttagtttaattacaaaaacttat
The Silene latifolia isolate original U9 population chromosome 11, ASM4854445v1, whole genome shotgun sequence genome window above contains:
- the LOC141614718 gene encoding uncharacterized protein LOC141614718; amino-acid sequence: MAETKLSLKLFIDSKANKVVFAEAGKEFVDFLFHILSLPVATVVKLLNVNDMVGSVGSLYKSVQSLSSEFFLANLDKDDVLKPQFDINVPLLELNEVPPQTIPKIYVCECDNEYASHDPSVKCPSCRRRIDWEATYVMPKDAGIINIGTRRCGIDGFVKEVVTYMVTDNLEVKPLSTISVITLMNKFNVKDVSELVEKEVQVGFTEGLAILRASFEVTNSVLTTLFLEKKKA
- the LOC141614717 gene encoding uncharacterized protein LOC141614717 produces the protein MAETKLSLKLLVDSKANKVLFAEAGKEFVDFLFHILSLPVGTIVKLLNVNGMVGSIGSLYKSVESLSSDYFLADVDKDVVLKPRVAVYVPLLELDDDEDQTSRKIYSCVNHTSYVSHDPNTRCPNCSRLINTEMNYVMPQNGGNIATTSSGTDGYVKGVVTYMVMDNLEVKPMSTISGITLINKFNVKDVSALVEKEVQVGFTEGLAMLKASFEVTNSVLTTVFLAKKK